The following are from one region of the Cyanobium gracile PCC 6307 genome:
- a CDS encoding ScyD/ScyE family protein: MTPSPRTTASRQRPLRPGHGLSGQGLLGLALGAWAGAGLLAAGAAADAAPYRARTLVTGLENPRGLTIAPNGNLVLSEAGRGGDGPCLVAGSGNTLCYDTTGAVGLFDRSTNIYSRALTNLPSLAVQSSPLFPEGTGLADLAFNGSGQLFGVFGFGANPTLIPAAGSPLFGKTVAIDLTAGSLTPLADIAGFEATQNPDGKDLNSNPFALVVRGDDTYVTDSGGNSLVKADAANQVSLVNVFPEELVSTPPLPFPLPPEFPAQAVPTGMTIGPDGALYITQLSGFPFAPGSADVFRYDFINPVTKFAGGFSNLIDIAAGPDDALYLLQYSDDFFGPPSGSVLKLGLDGSVRTIFDDLVSPTGLAVGRDGTIYVANDGDGVNGELLALTPVPAPGPLPLLGVGVAFAQARRLRRRCGGLNQARSARAQRPAPPAAASGGDRATPGG; the protein is encoded by the coding sequence ATGACGCCGTCGCCGCGGACCACCGCCTCCCGCCAACGCCCGCTCCGACCTGGCCATGGGCTGTCGGGCCAAGGGCTGCTTGGCCTGGCCCTGGGGGCCTGGGCCGGCGCCGGCCTGCTGGCGGCGGGCGCCGCCGCCGACGCCGCCCCGTACCGGGCCCGGACCCTGGTGACGGGGCTGGAGAATCCGCGGGGACTGACGATCGCGCCGAACGGCAACCTCGTGCTCAGCGAGGCGGGCCGGGGCGGCGACGGCCCTTGCCTCGTCGCCGGCAGCGGCAACACCCTCTGCTACGACACCACCGGGGCCGTCGGTCTGTTCGATCGCTCCACCAACATCTATTCCAGGGCCCTCACCAACCTGCCCTCCCTGGCGGTCCAGTCCTCCCCCCTGTTCCCTGAGGGAACGGGCCTGGCGGACCTCGCCTTCAACGGCTCCGGCCAGCTGTTCGGGGTCTTCGGCTTCGGTGCCAACCCCACCCTGATTCCCGCCGCCGGCAGCCCCCTCTTCGGCAAGACGGTCGCCATCGACCTGACCGCCGGCAGCCTCACCCCCCTGGCCGACATCGCCGGTTTCGAAGCGACCCAGAACCCCGACGGCAAGGATCTCAACAGCAATCCCTTCGCCCTGGTGGTGCGCGGGGATGACACCTACGTCACTGATTCCGGCGGCAACAGCCTGGTGAAGGCCGACGCTGCCAACCAGGTCTCGCTGGTGAACGTGTTCCCGGAGGAGCTCGTCAGCACCCCGCCGCTGCCCTTCCCCTTGCCCCCCGAGTTCCCTGCCCAGGCCGTGCCCACCGGCATGACCATCGGCCCCGACGGGGCGCTGTACATCACCCAGCTCTCCGGCTTTCCCTTTGCCCCCGGGAGCGCCGATGTGTTCCGCTACGACTTCATCAACCCGGTGACCAAGTTCGCGGGGGGCTTCAGCAACCTGATCGACATCGCGGCCGGTCCGGATGATGCGCTTTACCTGCTGCAGTACAGCGATGATTTTTTTGGCCCCCCGTCGGGCAGCGTCCTGAAGCTGGGCCTTGATGGCAGCGTCCGCACGATCTTCGATGACCTGGTCAGCCCCACGGGCCTGGCCGTCGGCCGCGACGGCACGATCTACGTGGCCAACGATGGCGACGGGGTGAACGGCGAGCTGCTCGCCCTCACCCCGGTGCCGGCGCCCGGCCCCCTGCCCCTGCTCGGTGTCGGCGTCGCCTTCGCCCAGGCCCGGCGGCTGCGCCGCCGCTGCGGTGGCCTCAACCAGGCCCGTTCCGCCAGGGCACAGCGACCAGCGCCTCCAGCGGCTGCCAGCGGAGGCGATCGGGCGACACCAGGGGGCTGA
- a CDS encoding 2OG-Fe(II) oxygenase family protein produces the protein MRLIASFEDPGYGALADAAMAFFDRRTDLQRRGVAFSFGGEPGDGAEADPGKISTDISLVWIDRSDPEAQGLADVIMRGVSAGLKRYLAERPLFLSCCPERSLFVNPIFNLQRYAPGEGFYSWHCDWNTSDEATEPIRRVLAWILYLNTVPDGGTEFHWQDHHEEAVKGKLAIFPAGLSHLHRGRVSQTHTKTIATGWINAGTLDAYVTRLAAG, from the coding sequence ATGCGGCTGATCGCCAGCTTCGAGGATCCCGGCTATGGGGCCCTGGCCGATGCGGCGATGGCCTTCTTTGACCGCCGCACCGACCTGCAGCGCCGCGGGGTCGCCTTCTCCTTCGGCGGCGAACCGGGCGACGGCGCAGAGGCGGATCCCGGCAAGATCTCCACCGACATCAGCCTGGTGTGGATCGACCGCTCCGACCCGGAAGCCCAGGGCCTGGCGGACGTGATCATGCGCGGCGTCTCCGCCGGTCTGAAGCGTTACTTGGCCGAGCGGCCCCTGTTCCTCTCCTGCTGTCCGGAGCGCTCCCTGTTCGTCAACCCGATCTTCAACCTGCAGCGTTACGCGCCGGGGGAGGGGTTCTACAGCTGGCACTGCGACTGGAACACCAGCGATGAGGCCACCGAGCCGATCCGCCGCGTCCTGGCCTGGATCCTTTACCTCAACACCGTCCCCGACGGCGGCACCGAATTCCACTGGCAGGATCACCACGAGGAGGCCGTCAAGGGCAAGCTGGCGATCTTCCCCGCCGGCCTCTCCCATCTGCACCGGGGCCGCGTCAGCCAGACCCACACCAAGACCATCGCCACCGGCTGGATCAATGCCGGCACGCTCGATGCCTACGTGACGCGCCTCGCCGCCGGCTGA
- a CDS encoding DUF2157 domain-containing protein, which yields MADGWESRLERWRQAGLIDPTGAEAIRAWERAQPGPRRLRVPVLVAVALGGVLVAAGLLLFVTTHWAALGPGQRFGLLLALVVGLHGGAAAVERRFPPLAVSLHGVGTVTLGAGLFLAGQLFHLEAHWPLGLLLWAIGAGLGWGLLRQWPQLALLALLGPAWLVGEWQRAVDAASEGLQRGSEDPTAGLAPAAGLLLLSLCYLAAPTGAGAAPAPRRVLLWLGGLGLLPTGLLWQLVSHGAPRTEPLPLPLALVGWAVALGTPLLLGLRLRGRRAWPLAVAIGWLLPGVALAWSTHQDAGVFTYLWWAVGGLLLVAWGVMEGRSERVNLGAALIAIDVLAFYVSQVMDSLGRSASLIGLGVLFLGGGWGLELLRRRLVARAIGRGAP from the coding sequence ATGGCTGACGGCTGGGAATCACGGCTGGAGCGCTGGCGGCAGGCGGGCCTGATCGACCCCACCGGCGCCGAGGCCATCCGGGCCTGGGAGAGGGCCCAGCCCGGCCCCCGGCGGCTGCGGGTGCCGGTGCTGGTGGCCGTCGCTCTGGGCGGCGTGCTGGTGGCCGCCGGGCTGCTGCTGTTCGTCACCACCCACTGGGCGGCCCTCGGGCCCGGCCAGCGCTTCGGCCTGTTGCTGGCGCTGGTGGTGGGCCTGCACGGGGGCGCCGCCGCCGTGGAGCGCCGATTCCCGCCCCTGGCGGTGAGCCTGCACGGCGTCGGCACGGTGACGCTCGGGGCGGGCCTGTTCCTGGCGGGCCAGCTGTTCCACCTCGAGGCCCACTGGCCCCTGGGGCTGCTGCTCTGGGCCATCGGCGCGGGCCTCGGCTGGGGCCTGCTGCGCCAGTGGCCCCAGCTGGCGCTGCTGGCCCTGCTGGGGCCGGCCTGGCTGGTCGGTGAATGGCAGCGGGCCGTCGACGCCGCCAGCGAGGGACTGCAGCGGGGATCCGAGGATCCGACGGCCGGGCTGGCACCGGCAGCGGGCCTGCTGCTGCTCAGCCTCTGTTATCTGGCGGCGCCGACCGGGGCAGGCGCCGCCCCGGCGCCGCGGCGGGTGCTGCTCTGGCTCGGCGGGCTGGGCCTGCTGCCAACGGGTCTGCTCTGGCAGCTGGTCAGCCACGGCGCTCCCCGCACCGAGCCCTTGCCTTTGCCCCTGGCGCTCGTCGGCTGGGCCGTCGCCCTCGGGACCCCCCTGCTGCTGGGCCTGCGCCTGCGGGGCCGGCGCGCCTGGCCCCTGGCGGTGGCGATCGGCTGGCTGCTGCCGGGGGTGGCTCTGGCCTGGTCCACCCACCAGGACGCCGGCGTCTTCACCTATCTGTGGTGGGCGGTCGGCGGCCTGCTGCTGGTGGCCTGGGGCGTGATGGAGGGCCGCTCCGAGCGGGTCAACCTCGGCGCCGCCCTGATCGCCATCGACGTGCTGGCCTTCTACGTGTCCCAGGTGATGGACAGCCTGGGGCGCTCCGCCAGCCTCATCGGCCTGGGGGTGCTGTTCCTCGGCGGCGGCTGGGGCCTGGAGCTGCTGCGCCGCCGGCTCGTGGCCCGGGCCATCGGCAGGGGGGCCCCATGA